GATGGGATCACCACCAATTCCTACAGCGGTTGATTGACCCAAACCAATTGCAGAAAGTTGGCCTACGGCTTCATAGGTCAAGGTGCCTGAGCGACTGACAACGCCAATGCGGCCTTTACGATGAATATGGCCTGGCATGATCCCAATCTTAATTTCATCGGGGGTAATAAGTCCTGGGCAGTTTGGGCCCAGTAATAAAGTCTTCTTGCCACCCTTGGCTTCCTTTTGCTGCATCTTATTACGCACTTCCAACATATCGCGAACAGGAATACCCTCGGTTATACAAATCACAAAATCTAAGTCGGCTTCAACTGCTTCCCAAATTGCTGCGGCAGCTCCTGGGGGTGGTACGTAGATAACGGATACCGTTGCACCTGTTTCTTTAGCGGCTTCTTTTACTGTGCCAAAAATTGAGATTCCAAAAACAGACTCGCCTGCTTTTTTGGGATTAACGCCAGCAACAAAACAATTTTTGCCATTCGCATACTCTTGGCATTTCTCAGTATGGAACTGTCCGGTCTTCCCCGTAATGCCTTGGGTAATGACTTTCGTATTTTTATTAATCAAGATCGACATAATGTATTCCTCTAATTGGGTGTGATGGCTTATTTACCTTGGGTTGCAGCAACTACTTTTGTAGCTGCTTCGGCCATAGAGTCGGCGCTGATGATTGGCAATCCAGAGTCCGCCAAAATCTTTTTGCCTAACTCCTCATTAGTTCCCTTCATTCGCACGACCAAAGGTACCGATAGGTTTACTGCTTTACATGCAGTCACTACACCTTCTGCAATCACATCACAACGCATAATGCCGCCAAAGATGTTTACGAGGATAGCCTTGACGCTCTTATTTTTGAGCATGATCTTAAATGCCTCGGTTACCTTCTCCGCAGTAGCACCGCCACCAACATCTAAGAAATTTGCAGGCTGACCACCAAACAATTTAATGGTATCCATTGTTGCCATTGCTAAACCAGCGCCATTGACCAAACAACCAATATTGCCATCTAAGGAGATGTAAGCTAGATCAAATTTTGATGCCTCAATCTCCGCAGGATCTTCCTCGTCTTCATCACGGTAGGTAACGATCTCAGGATGGCGATACAGCGCATTCGAGTCAAAGTTAAATTTGGCATCAAGTGCTTTGATATTGCCATTACCTTCTAAGATGAGGGGATTGATCTCGACAAGAGATGCGTCGGTATCCCAGTAAGTTTTATAAAGATTCTTGAACACCTCACGAGCCTTACCTTGGGATGCCTCAGGAACACCAATCCCTTTACTTAACTGATCGCACTGTGCATCACTTAAACCAATTAGTGGATCCACAAATACTTTAATAATCTTTTCAGGGGTTTTTGCAGCAACCTCTTCAATATCCATGCCGCCTTCGCTAGAAGCCATCAGCACCACTTTTTGGGTACCGCGATCGGTCAAGATTCCAAGGTAATACTCTTTTTTAATATCAGCACCATCCTCAATTAAGAGCCGACGAACCTTTTGTCCTTCGGGTCCCGTTTGATGGGTCTTTAATTGCATTCCCAAGATTGAAGAGGCGTAGCTTTTTACCTCTTCCATACTTCTGGCTAACTTCACGCCGCCGCCCTTACCGCGACCACCTGCATGAATTTGGGCTTTGACAACCCAGACAGGGCCGCCCAATTTCTCAGCCGCCTTTAGGGCTTCATCGACGCTAAACGCCGGAATACCATTTGGCACAGGTACATTAAATTGGCGCAGAATTTCCTTGCCTTGGTACTCATGAATCTTCATAACAGCTCCTGGAAATGATTAGTTTTCAACGCCAGCGTGAAAGCTATTTTCCCTGATGAAGCTTTTAGGGCTATTGACCCAAATCAAGGCAAAACGGGGCTTAGAACGCCTGCAAAAGACCCATAAGTCTAACATTTTCAAGCCTTAATTCGGCTAAATGGATGCTTTGCGTCCGCCAATCACCTTGGCCACAAGGTCAGGGCTAAATCCCTTAGAAATAAGAAAGCGGTACTGACGCGCCCGCTCCGTTTGTTCAATCGCAATTTGACCAAATTTACGGGTCCATAAGGACTTGGCGCGGTCGTATTCAGACTCTTTGAGCTCGCCCGTTAATTGGGTAATAAGGCCCGCCTCAACCCCTGCTCTTTGCAGCTCATCTGCGACGCGTCGAATCCCATAGCGCTCACTTCGACGACGCACTAAAGCTTGCGCAAAACGCTCGTCACTTAGCCATCCCCTTGCTTCAAAGTCAGTCAACACTGCTTCAATTTGTAGCTCTAAGTCGATGGGTGGCTCTTCTATATTCTGCTGTGTTAGCTGCAGTAATTTACTCGCTAGCTCCTTGCGACTGTATTCACGTCGAGATAAAAGACGCAAAGCCCGAGCTTTGAGACTCGGGCTTTGTTTAGACGATTTACTTGGAGCCTGCATTAAGCGTCCGCAGATTCCATCTCCTCATCATCGAGTGTTTCGCTAATCAAGGAGCCACCGTTTTTAACACCCAACTTCTCACGGATCTTTGCCTCAATCTCTTTAGCCATCTCAGGGTTTTCTTTCAAAAACTCACGGGCATTATCTTTACCTTGCCCAATGCGCTCTCCGCCATAGCTATACCAAGCACCCGACTTCTCGACGATATCGGCTTCTACGCCCATATCAATGATTTCACCCTCACGTGAAATTCCTTGGCCATACATGATGTCAAAAATGGCTTCGCGGAATGGTGGCGATACTTTGTTCTTCGCCACTTTCACGCGTGTTTCGTTGCCAACGACTTCATCGCCCTTCTTAATACTGCCAATGCGGCGGATATCCAATCGCATCGTGGCGTAGAACTTCAGGGCATTACCGCCAGTAGTTGTTTCTGGAGACCCAAACATCACGCCAATCTTCATCCGAATTTGATTGATGAAGATCACCATAGAATTGGTTCGCTTAATCGTACCGGTTAATTTACGTAGAGCCTGACTCATTAAGCGAGCTTGCAAGCCTGGCAATGAGTCGCCCATATCACCTTCAATCTCTGCCCTCGGTACTAATGCAGCCACTGAGTCAATCACAATGAGATCAATTGAGCCAGAGCGAACTAACGCATCAGCAATTTCCAATGCTTGTTCACCCGTATCTGGTTGGGAGATTAATAAATTATTGACATCGACGCCGAGTTTGGCTGCATATTGCACATCCAATGCATGCTCTGCATCGATGAACGCACAAGTGCCACCCAGTTTTTGCATCTCTGCAACTGCATGCAAAGTGAGCGTCGTTTTACCGGATGATTCTGGTCCGTAGATTTCAATCACTCGTCCGCGTGCCAGGCCGCCAACACCTAATGCAATATCTAAACCGAGAGAACCGCTCGATACCACCTGTATGTCCTGATTGATCTCTGCATCACCCAGACGCATGATCGAGCCTTTACCAAATTGTTTTTCAATTTGCGCTAAGGCAGCCGTTAATGCTTTTTGCTTGTCTCCACTCATTCCTTCAAATTCGGATGAGGCTGATTTTTTCTTGTCGTTCATGGCTGTCCTTTTCTATTCTGTACGGTGTTTTGCTGTATTTAGGTCTGTTAATCGTTACTGTATGTTTACTGTATATAAAAACAGTACTATTTGCAAGCCCCTCTAGAACATTTCAGCATCAGTATCTACATATTAATTTGTAAGTAAGCACCTATAAACTTATAAGTATTTGATTTATATAGATATTAATGATCTTTTTGGCTGAAATAGAAAAGTAATGGCATTGCACACGCCCAAGCAAGTGCAAGGTAGATAAGGCCAAAGACCTGTATATCCGAGTTTGGCCACTGAGCCGCACCTAGGCGGACCCCCGCCTCGTAGCAAAGTGGGCCAGCTATCGCCCCTAATACGGCTGACAAGGCCCATTTACCCTGTAACCAAGACATCGATTCTTTGAGGGTGGTGGCAAAAACCAACCAAAGAGCCCACATCCAAATTGGTGATATCCCAATCCAGGGCAAAGGAGACTCAAACTGTATCCAACCCAATTGAAGCAATAGGGTATCCACGACTAAACCATAGATTAGAGCCTTGAGTAAAAATTTGTGTTCAGATACCGCATTGGCGTGAAGCCAAAGATAAATACCAATACAAACTGCAGAAACACCAATCGCAATCCAAATCTGCTGATGCGCTGCCCCCAAGATGCAAGCAAACCAGGCGGCTTGGAATAAAACAAAATTCCAAATCTTGCGCCACACCTCTCTAGAAATTACTAAGGTCACGATGCCAGTCTCTAGCGCTTATAAAAAGCCAAGGTCACTTCGCCAAGGTAGATTCCAAACTTAGTCATCGCTGCCTTATTAAGCATGACCTTATCGTCCATCAGATACATCCAATCATTGAACTGGACGTGATAGATTGTGCCGTCGACCGGCAGAGCGAGGGTATATCTCCAATTGAGTGCATTCCCTGCCATTTCGCCGACTGCCTCGCCAATCACATCGCTGGCAGTTCCAGAATATTTCCCTGGAGCAAGTTCAGTTAAGGTCCAAATACGTTTTTGCTTTGTCCCATCCGAATAGGTAAAGTCTTCATCCAACACACCAACACGCTTACCATCTTTGGTTTCCCACTTCGCCTTGATCACCACCTTAAAACGTTTCACCACCTCACCACTGCGGTTTGTAAAGATCCCGTAGGCATCGATATCGCCGTTAAAGTACGTGGCCAAATCGAGCTGGGGCTTTTCCTTGGCATACATCTGCACCGTTGGGCCAGAACACGATGCCACACCCAATACCATCACACATACTACAAAGATGTTTTTAAGCCGGCTCAAGAGATTCATGATGATTAACACCTAAGAGAAAAAATTGTTAAGGATTCGGGCAATTTGCGGCAATTAATGCGGGCGGGCATCGAGTGGCAATCAGTGCTGAGCGTAATTTAGGGGCGCTGGTTCGCTCATCAAGCCAGATCCCAAAAAAAGCTTTCGCAAAGGCATCCCCAGAAATATCTCCAACCACTTTGCCATTGTGTAAGAACATCGTTCCCTTATCGGGAAGATGAAGACCAATCA
This genomic interval from Polynucleobacter sp. UK-FUSCHL-C3 contains the following:
- the sucD gene encoding succinate--CoA ligase subunit alpha, with translation MSILINKNTKVITQGITGKTGQFHTEKCQEYANGKNCFVAGVNPKKAGESVFGISIFGTVKEAAKETGATVSVIYVPPPGAAAAIWEAVEADLDFVICITEGIPVRDMLEVRNKMQQKEAKGGKKTLLLGPNCPGLITPDEIKIGIMPGHIHRKGRIGVVSRSGTLTYEAVGQLSAIGLGQSTAVGIGGDPINGLKHIDVMRMFNDDPDTDAVIMIGEIGGPDEVEAARWCKANMKKPIIGFIAGVTAPPGKRMGHAGALISGGADTADAKLAVMEECGFKVTKNPSEMASLLKAMI
- the sucC gene encoding ADP-forming succinate--CoA ligase subunit beta, translated to MKIHEYQGKEILRQFNVPVPNGIPAFSVDEALKAAEKLGGPVWVVKAQIHAGGRGKGGGVKLARSMEEVKSYASSILGMQLKTHQTGPEGQKVRRLLIEDGADIKKEYYLGILTDRGTQKVVLMASSEGGMDIEEVAAKTPEKIIKVFVDPLIGLSDAQCDQLSKGIGVPEASQGKAREVFKNLYKTYWDTDASLVEINPLILEGNGNIKALDAKFNFDSNALYRHPEIVTYRDEDEEDPAEIEASKFDLAYISLDGNIGCLVNGAGLAMATMDTIKLFGGQPANFLDVGGGATAEKVTEAFKIMLKNKSVKAILVNIFGGIMRCDVIAEGVVTACKAVNLSVPLVVRMKGTNEELGKKILADSGLPIISADSMAEAATKVVAATQGK
- the recX gene encoding recombination regulator RecX, with the translated sequence MQAPSKSSKQSPSLKARALRLLSRREYSRKELASKLLQLTQQNIEEPPIDLELQIEAVLTDFEARGWLSDERFAQALVRRRSERYGIRRVADELQRAGVEAGLITQLTGELKESEYDRAKSLWTRKFGQIAIEQTERARQYRFLISKGFSPDLVAKVIGGRKASI
- the recA gene encoding recombinase RecA, producing the protein MNDKKKSASSEFEGMSGDKQKALTAALAQIEKQFGKGSIMRLGDAEINQDIQVVSSGSLGLDIALGVGGLARGRVIEIYGPESSGKTTLTLHAVAEMQKLGGTCAFIDAEHALDVQYAAKLGVDVNNLLISQPDTGEQALEIADALVRSGSIDLIVIDSVAALVPRAEIEGDMGDSLPGLQARLMSQALRKLTGTIKRTNSMVIFINQIRMKIGVMFGSPETTTGGNALKFYATMRLDIRRIGSIKKGDEVVGNETRVKVAKNKVSPPFREAIFDIMYGQGISREGEIIDMGVEADIVEKSGAWYSYGGERIGQGKDNAREFLKENPEMAKEIEAKIREKLGVKNGGSLISETLDDEEMESADA
- a CDS encoding DUF2878 domain-containing protein → MTLVISREVWRKIWNFVLFQAAWFACILGAAHQQIWIAIGVSAVCIGIYLWLHANAVSEHKFLLKALIYGLVVDTLLLQLGWIQFESPLPWIGISPIWMWALWLVFATTLKESMSWLQGKWALSAVLGAIAGPLCYEAGVRLGAAQWPNSDIQVFGLIYLALAWACAMPLLFYFSQKDH
- a CDS encoding DUF3833 domain-containing protein gives rise to the protein MNLLSRLKNIFVVCVMVLGVASCSGPTVQMYAKEKPQLDLATYFNGDIDAYGIFTNRSGEVVKRFKVVIKAKWETKDGKRVGVLDEDFTYSDGTKQKRIWTLTELAPGKYSGTASDVIGEAVGEMAGNALNWRYTLALPVDGTIYHVQFNDWMYLMDDKVMLNKAAMTKFGIYLGEVTLAFYKR